A single region of the Vicia villosa cultivar HV-30 ecotype Madison, WI linkage group LG4, Vvil1.0, whole genome shotgun sequence genome encodes:
- the LOC131598423 gene encoding uncharacterized protein LOC131598423: protein MDRSWMYDRFNPHRRGLKFEFINGVQEFIKKAKEQPCFLSERKIKCPCESCKCLKSFTPRDVKGHLYKSGFKPNYSIWTEHGELEQNIGLLNQSNSSEHIEEKEELVEEEDPKTPIMEESEEEDPETPYTEESEEEENPKTPQEMDSNKQNADGKVLIRPCGRGWAPSSAPAAAIKHSLGRAPMTLLGGEASCFSGLWSLILPALSLWRAGI, encoded by the exons atggatcgtagttggatgtacgataggtTCAATCCTCATAGAAGAGGCTTGAAATTTGAGTTTATTAACGGAGTTCAGGAGTTTATTAAGAAGGCTAAGGAACAACCCTGCTTTTTGTCTGAGAGAAAGATCAAGTGTCCATGTGAATCGTGCAAGTGTCTAAAGTCTTTCACTCCAAGAGATGTGAAAGGTCATTTGTACAAGAGTGGTTTTAAACCAAACTATTCGATCTGGACTGAGCACGGAGAACTAGAGCAAAATATTGGTCTATTGAATCAATCAAATAGTAGTGAACATATAGAGGAGAAGGAGGAGCTAGTGGAGGAGGAGGATCCCAAAACTCCTATTATGGAGGAGTCGGAAGAGGAGGATCCCGAAACTCCATATACAGAGGAGTCAGAAGAAGAGGAGAATCCCAAAACTCCTCAAGAAATGGATTCAAACAAGCAGAATGCTGATGGGAAGGTTCTTATACGACCTTGTGGACGAGG GTGGGCGCCTAGCTCGGCGCCTGCTGCTGCAATTAAACACAGCCTTGGAAGGGCCCCGATGACCCTGCTCGGGGGAGAGGCTTCTTGCTTCAGTGGCCTCTGGTCTCTGATTCTTCCTGCTCTTTCTTTgtggagagcgggaatatga